In Elaeis guineensis isolate ETL-2024a chromosome 1, EG11, whole genome shotgun sequence, a genomic segment contains:
- the LOC105039613 gene encoding transcription factor MYB36-like, translating to MGRAPCCDKANVKKGPWSPEEDAKLKAYIEEHGTGGNWIALPQKIGLKRCGKSCRLRWLNYLRPNIKHGGFSEQEDQIICSLYISIGSRWSIIAAQLPGRTDNDIKNYWNTRLKKKLLGKRRDSPPSRRLSINQDTNEETNRISPDTSSQALSTSALERMQLHMQLQGLYNPFSFYNNPALWPKFHPLRDKVFPIQQTDANTIAATPVQQASDATMIEPSGQNLLPVKPNMPNPMNAYMHEDLNRSTLGFPSPSSSRTLSMDNSNPNFNAAAVGLQDELHDLLYGKNECFGRQEEQQQTALDCFKDMNGDKESMNWWATNGFDDKSLAGTWDFASNLQPDLLQEYGLGYDL from the exons ATGGGACGGGCTCCATGTTGTGATAAGGCTAATGTGAAGAAGGGACCTTGGTCTCCTGAGGAGGATGCGAAGCTAAAGGCTTATATTGAGGAGCATGGGACTGGTGGCAACTGGATTGCACTGCCTCAAAAGATTG GTCTGAAGAGATGTGGGAAGAGTTGCAGGCTGAGGTGGCTTAATTATCTGAGGCCAAACATCAAACACGGTGGGTTCTCGGAGCAAGAAGATCAAATCATCTGTAGCCTCTATATTAGTATTGGGAGCAG GTGGTCAATAATTGCAGCCCAATTGCCAGGGAGAACAGATAATGACATCAAGAACTACTGGAACACTAGGCTGAAGAAGAAACTCCTCGGAAAGCGAAGGGATTCGCCGCCGTCTCGCCGCCTCTCTATTAACCAAGATACAAATGAGGAAACCAATAGGATTAGCCCTGACACATCTTCTCAAGCTTTGAGCACATCGGCTCTTGAAAGGATGCAACTCCACATGCAGCTCCAAGGTCTCTACAATCCCTTCTCTTTCTATAACAACCCTGCACTGTGGCCCAAATTCCATCCCTTGCGAGATAAGGTCTTCCCTATCCAACAAACTGATGCCAATACTATTGCTGCCACCCCGGTGCAACAAGCCTCCGATGCCACCATGATTGAGCCCTCTGGTCAAAACTTGTTACCGGTCAAACCCAACATGCCGAATCCCATGAATGCTTATATGCATGAAGATCTGAACCGCTCTACGTTAGGGTTCCCTTCGCCTTCAAGCTCTCGTACTCTCAGCATGGACAATTCCAACCCAAACTTCAATGCAGCTGCTGTGGGACTTCAAGACGAGCTCCATGATTTGCTTTATGGGAAGAACGAGTGTTTCGGCAGGCAGGAAGAGCAACAACAAACTGCGCTGGACTGTTTCAAAGATATGAACGGTGACAAGGAGAGCATGAATTGGTGGGCAACCAATGGTTTTGACGACAAGTCATTAGCGGGGACCTGGGACTTTGCTTCCAATCTCCAGCCTGATTTGCTTCAGGAATATGGGTTAGGGTATGATCTATAG
- the LOC105039737 gene encoding G-type lectin S-receptor-like serine/threonine-protein kinase At4g27290: MKQQQLVSGVLLLIFSFDVSLSLAMDTITPSQQIAGDQALVSAGGVFELGFFSPLNSTNIYLGIWYHKIPVPTVVWVANRENPLLDSSGVLELSTDGSLALHTKTNSTIWSTVPSSVSNPVARLLDSGNLVIVTEGSSEKSPAPAWQSFDYPSDTLLPGMKLGMDIGTGLDRYLTPWRSPVDPSPGSYSLRIDVRGSPQAIIWNQSGGVTLMDLISNDLFIFNYVSTPYEVTLTYDTKKRSITSRVVFNSSGEVQQFVWVDKEEEWQALEDTCDLVSCGPNSVCTPDSFPACNCLIGTEPRSVLNWSRGDASSGCFRRISSLACGAGDGLVLMTGTNHPEMSNSVENMSMSLEQCRDACLRNCSCSAFASYEEGIGCIMWAGDLFKLRRYANGGHDLYIRAAASYLGQSSHTKRRRKWVIGGLRAVAGAVASLLVLVLFMWCIRKRLKKRTGTTRISYHHEATTGEVLELPSFDLFTITSATENFAITNKIGEGGFGPVYKGMLFEREVAVKRLSRSSGQGLEEFKSEIQLVEKLQHTNLVRLLGCCIEAEERILIYEYMPNGSLDKYIFDSTRGALLDWHRRLHIIEGITQGLLYLHKFSRLKIIHRDLKASNILLDADMNPKISDFGMARICSLDRSQVNTRRVVGTYGYMAPEYAMEGVFSVKSDVFSYGVLLLEILSGKRNAGNHNFGPSLNLIGHAWELWTQGKEAELMDPSLGDSCPANELSRCINVALLCVQENVAHRPTMSAVSSMLSNGSAALPTPNQPAFFFGRHMTIEALRLDMQHISSANNVTISTIKGR, translated from the exons ATGAAGCAGCAACAGCTTGTATCAGGGGTTCTTCTTCTGATATTTTCCTTcgatgtttctctctctctcgcgaTGGACACCATCactccgagccagcaaatcgcgGGCGATCAAGCCTTGGTGTCAGCCGGGGGTGTCTTCGAGCTGGGTTTCTTCAGCCCTCTCAACTCCACAAACATATACCTGGGTATATGGTATCATAAAATTCCCGTTCCAACAGTTGTGTGGGTCGCCAACAGAGAGAACCCACTCCTAGATTCCTCCGGAGTTCTTGAGCTGAGCACCGATGGAAGCCTAGCACTCCATACCAAGACGAACAGCACGATCTGGTCCACAGTCCCGTCTTCGGTCAGCAACCCCGTCGCGAGGTTGCTGGACTCGGGGAACCTCGTTATCGTGACAGAAGGTAGTTCTGAAAAGAGCCCGGCCCCTGCATGGCAGAGCTTCGATTACCCGTCCGACACGTTGCTACCGGGCATGAAGCTGGGTATGGACATTGGAACGGGTCTCGATCGCTACCTCACACCGTGGAGGAGCCCCGTTGACCCCTCTCCCGGGAGCTATTCTCTCAGAATCGATGTTCGTGGATCCCCACAAGCCATTATCTGGAACCAGAGCGGAGGGGTGACCCTGATGGACTTGATTTCTAATGATTTGTTCATCTTCAACTATGTCTCTACTCCCTACGAGGTAACTCTCACCTACGATACCAAGAAACGATCCATAACATCGAGGGTGGTGTTCAATTCGTCCGGGGAGGTTCAGCAGTTTGTTTGGGTTGATAAGGAGGAAGAATGGCAAGCACTGGAAGACACGTGTGACCTAGTTTCATGTGGACCCAACAGTGTTTGTACCCCTGATAGCTTCCCGGCGTGCAATTGTTTGATCGGAACAGAGCCCAGGTCAGTCCTCAATTGGTCTCGCGGGGATGCTTCCAGTGGGTGCTTCAGGAGAATTTCGAGTTTAGCATGCGGGGCTGGCGACGGACTCGTGCTCATGACGGGAACAAATCATCCAGAAATGTCAAATTCCGTGGAAAACATGAGCATGAGCTTGGAGCAGTGCAGAGATGCGTGCTTGCGCAACTGCTCTTGCTCTGCTTTTGCCAGTTACGAAGAAGGAATAGGCTGCATCATGTGGGCTGGCGATCTCTTTAAGCTGCGGCGGTATGCAAATGGTGGACACGATCTATACATCCGGGCTGCAGCATCATACTTAG GTCAATCATCACATACCAAGAGGAGGCGAAAATGGGTCATTGGTGGACTACGAGCAGTGGCTGGTGCTGTGGCTTCTTTACTAGTGTTGGTATTGTTTATGTGGTGCATAAGGAAGAGATTGAAAAAGAGAACAG GTACAACTAGGATCTCCTACCATCATGAAGCTACTACAGGAGAAGTCCTCGAACTGCCATCATTTGACTTGTTCACCATCACATCTGCCACCGAAAACTTTGCTATCACTAACAAAATTGGCGAGGGAGGGTTTGGCCCTGTTTATAAG GGCATGCTGTTTGAGAGAGAAGTTGCAGTTAAAAGGCTGTCAAGAAGTTCAGGACAGGGCCTCGAGGAGTTCAAAAGTGAAATTCAACTTGTTGAGAAACTTCAACACACAAATCTTGTTAGGCTTCTCGGCTGCTGCATTGAAGCAGAAGAAAGGATATTGATATATGAGTACATGCCAAACGGAAGCTTGGATAAATATATCTTCG ATTCAACCAGAGGAGCTCTCTTAGACTGGCACAGACGCCTCCATATCATTGAAGGGATAACTCAAGGGCTCCTCTACCTTCACAAGTTCTCCCGATTGAAGATTATTCATAGAGATCTTAAAGCCAGCAATATCCTCTTAGATGCTGATATGAACCCAAAGATTTCTGATTTTGGCATGGCTCGAATCTGCAGCTTGGATAGATCACAAGTAAATACGCGTCGGGTTGTTGGCACATA TGGTTATATGGCACCAGAATATGCAATGGAGGGTGTTTTCTCAGTGAAGTCTGATGTCTTCAGCTATGGAGTCCTCCTGCTAGAGATATTGAGTGGAAAGAGAAATGCTGGGAATCACAATTTCGGCCCATCACTCAACCTCATAGGACAT GCATGGGAGCTGTGGACTCAAGGGAAGGAAGCAGAGCTGATGGATCCATCTCTAGGGGATAGCTGTCCAGCTAATGAGCTATCAAGATGCATTAATGTGGCACTCCTATGTGTGCAAGAAAATGTGGCACATCGGCCTACAATGTCTGCTGTTTCTTCTATGCTTAGCAACGGTTCTGCAGCTCTACCAACACCAAATCAACCTGCTTTCTTCTTTGGTAGACACATGACAATTGAGGCCTTACGGTTAGACATGCAGCACATTTCTTCTGCAAATAATGTCACAATTTCAACAATAAAAGGTCGCTAG
- the LOC105039612 gene encoding anthocyanidin 3-O-glucosyltransferase 7: protein MGSTANPHVVFLAFPFGSHAAVLFTVARALATDAAPPGTTFSFLSTARSIASLPTAQPPANIRFYAVGDGLPEGAEAPPTNIEEQIEMFMGAAPENLRVGVEAAVVGSGGAVVSCVVSDAFLWVAAEVAAKAGVLWIPVWTAAAMALYAHLHTDLLRREIGVGQEAIPARADDLLHFIPGLSAVRVRDLPEGIVSGDHEGRFSLLLHRMAQQLPRAAAVATNTFDGVDPLIDADLPAKLPNPLSIGPLHLLAPRPAVPDHYHCLSWLDRHAAATVVYVSFGTVASAPPGELAELADGLEASGVPFLWSLKEAARELLPPGFLDRTKERGLVVSWAPQVEVLGHAAVGAFVTHAGWLSVLEGITSGVVMVCRPFFGDHMMVARAVSHVWRVGMAFEGGAVTKEGLMNALEVVLKGDEGKRMRKRVGELKAVAVQAFEPGGSSKENFYKLLKIITTKML, encoded by the exons ATGGGCTCCACCGCGAACCCGCACGTTGTGTTTCTCGCCTTCCCCTTCGGGTCCCACGCCGCCGTGCTCTTCACCGTTGCCCGGGCACTTGCCACCGACGCCGCCCCGCCCGGCACCACGTTCTCCTTCCTCAGCACTGCTCGGTCCATCGCCTCTCTCCCCACGGCGCAGCCGCCGGCTAACATCCGGTTCTACGCGGTGGGTGACGGGCTTCCGGAGGGGGCCGAGGCGCCGCCCACGAACATCGAGGAGCAGATCGAGATGTTCATGGGGGCGGCGCCGGAGAACCTTCGGGTGGGAGTGGAGGCGGCGGTGGTGGGGAGTGGCGGGGCCGTGGTGAGCTGCGTTGTGAGCGATGCGTTCCTGTGGGTGGCGGCAGAGGTGGCAGCGAAGGCCGGGGTGCTGTGGATCCCGGTCTGGACCGCCGCTGCCATGGCCCTCTACGCCCACCTCCACACCGATTTGCTGCGCCGCGAGATCGGAGTTGGCCAGGAGG CCATCCCTGCCCGGGCGGACGACCTCCTCCACTTCATCCCGGGCCTCTCCGCCGTCCGCGTCCGCGACCTCCCCGAAGGCATCGTCTCCGGCGACCACGAGGGCCGCTTTTCCCTTCTCCTTCACCGCATGGCCCAGCAGCTCCCCCGCGCCGCCGCAGTCGCCACCAACACGTTCGACGGCGTCGACCCGCTAATCGACGCCGATCTCCCGGCCAAGCTACCCAACCCCCTCTCCATCGGCCCCCTCCACCTCCTTGCCCCTCGCCCGGCCGTGCCCGACCACTATCATTGCCTCTCCTGGCTCGACCGCCACGCGGCCGCCACCGTGGTCTACGTCAGTTTCGGCACCGTCGCCTCCGCCCCGCCCGGTGAACTCGCCGAACTGGCGGACGGCCTGGAGGCGAGCGGGGTCCCGTTCCTCTGGTCTTTGAAGGAGGCAGCGAGGGAGCTCCTGCCGCCAGGGTTCTTGGACCGCACCAAGGAGAGGGGCCTGGTGGTGAGCTGGGCCCCGCAGGTGGAGGTGCTGGGACACGCGGCAGTGGGGGCGTTCGTGACGCACGCCGGGTGGCTATCGGTGCTCGAGGGGATCACCAGCGGGGTGGTGATGGTGTGCAGGCCCTTCTTCGGGGACCACATGATGGTGGCGAGGGCCGTGTCGCACGTGTGGCGGGTCGGGATGGCGTTCGAAGGCGGGGCGGTGACGAAGGAGGGGCTGATGAACGCTTTGGAGGTCGTGTTGAAGGGGGACGAAGGGAAGAGGATGAGGAAGAGGGTGGGTGAGCTTAAGGCCGTGGCAGTGCAGGCGTTTGAACCCGGGGGCAGCTCCAAGGAGAATTTCTACAAGCTTTTGAAGATCATAACTACAAAAATGCTTTAG